The genomic window TTAGGAGAAATAAAACGTTGACCACCTGGATAACCAGTATAAGAAACATATTGCTTTTCGCTGAATTTGTTTCCTGTCAATTTAACCTTGTCTGCATTAATAACGATAACGTTATCTCCGCAGTCTACGTGTGGGGTGTACTCAGGCTTGTTTTTACCACGGATGATCATAGCGATCTTCGATGACAAGCGCCCCAAAATCTCGCCTTGCGCATCAACAACAATCCACTGTTTGTTAACAGTTTTCGCATTGGCCGAGACAGTTTTGTAACTTAACGTATTCACTTGCTTGTATTTAATTTATTAAACAATTTATTATTCCCATTAAATTTGGGACTGCAAAGATAGATAGAATACTTTTATTATCAAATAGTTGGTTGAAAAAAGTTTTGCGTTTTTACCTGGCGATCGTCATGCTGAATTTATTTCAGCATCTAATAGACTATATTTTTTTTGAGGTTGTGAAAAGCAAAGCCGGAAATTCTTGGGGTAGTTCCAGTCGGGCTTTACGCTAAATCTTTTTTGTTTTTTAAGCTTTGACAAATTTCTTATCTCAGTGCTATTAATTTGTCATGGCAAAAAACAAAAGAGGATATCGCTGCAATCCCGTTTAAGAATCCGGGCTAGTACAATTATTAAAGTTAAGGGTAAAGTGCATAAATATTTAAATCTCTTATAAATCATCAGGCATATAGCCAATCCTTTTTCTTGGTCCAATTTTCTTATCGATGAGTCTATCCAAGTAGGTAAAAACCAACTCGATGTTTTTATCATGATTATTCAGCGTCTTTTTAATCTCTTCGATTTCAAGTTTGAGCTCGCCATTATCAACAATAAATTGACGGATACGGGAGAAAATCCTTACAATTTGAATATTCACCTGAATCGCTTGCTTACTATTTAATACACTCGAAAGCATCAGTATGCCATGTTCGGTAAAAACAAACGGGAGTTTTCTTCTTCCTCCCCAACTTGAAGTCGCAAATTGCGACTTCAAGTTTAACCATTCCTCATCAGTAAGTTGAAACATGAAATCTTCGGGAAATCTATCTGGATTTCTGCCAACTTGCTCATTGAGGCGTTTAGTCTCTACGCCATAAAGCTCCGCCAGGTCGCTATCGAGCATCACTTTAAGACCTCTTAGCTCGTAAATTTTATTAACTACAATATTGTCAGGGATGATAGGAAGCACTTGTTTAGCTGTCATATCATTTTGGATTTGAATTGAAGATACAAAAAAAATAGATTCTTTAAACCAAAATAGAATCTATAATCTTTTTGATCTTTTCTTCCCGCTCTTTATAATTACCAGTGACTCTGAATATAGTTTATTCCACGTTTCTCAAGTTCTGCCTTAAAAAGCTTAAACATTTCCTTGCGCCTGTCTCCAAAATCGCGGAGGTGATCCGCTACCCATTCTACATTAATATCTAGCAGAAAATATAAGTCGTATTTGATTTCATTTTCAAGATCGTTTAGGATATCCGGAATCTCATTTAAATAATATCGCGAGTATATCTTTGTAGTAATTAAATCAGTATCACAAAAAATGATCTTATTCGCAACATTGGTTTTTTCTTTTACCCTTTCCGTTTGTGCTGTCCCGATTTTGATAATGTCATCAATGGTAATATCGTTCGAGGTAATTAATTCGCGCGCAACTTCTGGTACAAAAGCAGTATGGTAATGCAAAGCCATTTTCTCAGCCATAGTCGATTTTCCTGTACTCTCTGGTCCGTAGAAACAAATCTTCTTTACAAAATATGGCCGGACTTCTTTTGGAATAAATTCCCAATATTGAAACGGATGGTTTCTGATTAGGGTTGCTGAAACGGGGATGGATTTTCTCGCCTCGTCAAATAAAATGTGTTCCGCTTGTAAATTGAAGGCAAATGGTGCTCCATAAAACTCGGAGCTAAAAAGAATATCAATCTTTGGATATACCTCCCGCATCCTGATCGCCCAAGTATTTGTCCTTTCATTCAATGGCAAAGTTTCATCATCAAAATCATCAGCAATAATGGCTGGCTTGATGCCTGGTCGATCCTTAAAAATCTCTTTGATCCATTCAAAACGTAAAACCGGATCAATCTTGTCGCCAGGAGTGAAACTCATTGATAAAATCAGCTCATCGCACTGCGAAGCTGCAAAATCAATAAGTGCGATATGCCCATTATGAATAGGCATAAATTTGCCAATCACTAAACCTCTTTTCATGCCGTTTTAGCGTAGCTTCTATATTCTTTTATCCAATGCCACAATGCAAAAGCAGCAATAATAGTGAAGATAAAATATTCTACCCCCATAAACTTGATGCCTTTTAAAAAGTACAGGTAAGTAGCCACTACATCGATGAGCAGCCAGATAATCCAACATTCTACTCTTTTTTGGATCATTAGAAAAGTTGTAATTACACTCATTACAAAAATAAATGAATCGACAAAAGGATAAGCACTTGGCAGGTTGAAGAGTAGTGGAAGCCAATTGTGAAGTTGACTGGCCAGGGTACCCATCAGCAATGTGCCAACAGTACCTATCGCCAGTAAGATTAAAAACTGCCTTACAGGCATAAAACTAATTTTAAGCTCTTTGTTTTTGTCTTCTTCTTCCGGTTTTGGATTTGTCCATCGCCACCAGCCCATAATGTTGGTTATAAAAAAGAAAGCCATCAAAAACATATCGGGGTAAAGCTGGTTTTGGTAATATAAAAAGGCTGATAAAAATACATTAACAATGCCAGCAGGCCAGCTCCAAACGCTGGCTTTTGCTGAAAGAATAACTGAAATAATCCCCGTAATTACCGCGAAGAATTCCAGATAGCTCATTTTATATTCAAGAACTGTGAAAAATATACTTTTGGCATCGAAAAAATCCATCTTTTCTTTTTTGAAAATCTACAAAATGCTAATGTAAATAATTTATTTGCGGCTCTTGGTTTTCTGTTCGCAAACAATCCAAAAATATAGCTGTTATAAGAATATCCATTGGCTGATCGCCGTATTTATTAACCACAAATTTAGTTTATGCAGTATATCGACCAGATTTTCGGTTATCCAATTCCTTTGTTTTTTAAGAACCTTATTATTGGATTAATAGCGGTATCTCTTGGTGTTTTAATCAAGTTTATCATTCACAAAACTTTCATCCTGCTTTCGCGTTGGTGGGATTTTATCATTATAAAATCGACAGTAAGGCATTTGAGGAGACCTGTAGCTATTTTTATCCCCTTATTGTTCCTTAACTTCTCGTTAACGCTGATGGAGATGACGCCAACATATCGTCTTCCAATAACAAAAATATTAGAAATTGCCTTAACGATTACTTTTGCGCTTATTTTGGTGAGAACAATTAACGTTTTGGAAGATTATTTCTACCTAAAATATGATCTAAACAAAGAAAATAACCTAAAAGAACGTAAAATCAGAACACAATTGCAGTTTGTTCGAAAATTTATTGTTTCACTTATTTTTTTAATTACCGCTGCTATTATTTTATTGAGTTTTGAAAGTATGCGCAAAATCGGGGCTGGGCTGCTTACCGGGGTTGGCATCGGCGGAATTATCATCGGCTTTGCCGCGCAGAAATCGCTCGGGAATTTATTGGCGGGCTTTCAGATTGCCTTTACTCAACCGATCAGGATTGATGATGTTTTAATTGTGGAAGGCGAATGGGGTAAGGTAGAGGAGATCACCTTAACCTATGTGGTGGTTAATATCTGGGATCAACGGCGGTTAATCTTGCCGATTACCTATTTCATCGAAAAGCCTTTTCAAAACTGGACCCGTGTTTCTGCTGATCTGCTTGGAACGGTTTTTTTATACCTGGATTATACAATCCCGATTGAACCGATGCGACAAGAATTATCCAGGTTATTGAATGTTAACCCACTTTGGGACAAACGCGTAAATGTGGTACAGGTTACCGATAGTACAAAAGATGGTGTCATTGAAGTCCGATTTCTGATGAGCGCTTCAAATTCTTCAAGGGCTTTCGATTTGCGCTGCCATGTAAGGGAAGCTATGATTTCGTTTATTCAAAGAAATTATCCTGAAAGCTTACCGAAGAAAAGACTAGAATTTGAGAAACAGTGATTTATACATGTCATACTGAGCCTGTCGAAGACTCCGACAGGCTCAGTATGACAATCGATGGAAATTATTTAAACATCCCTTTCAGCTTTGCTAATTTTTCCTGCAGATCGCCATCAGCGTCTTTTGGCTCATTACGTGGCTTGAAATTGGATTTACTGTTATTCTGTTTAAAATCTTGTTTCGGTTTATGCTCCTTAGTCTCCCGACTCCTGGCTTCCGACTTCGGACTAGCTTCAGTTTTCATCGATAGTGAAATCCTTTTGCGTGCTGCATCAACTTCCATTACCGTAACTTCGACCTTTTGATGTACTTTAACCACATCATTCGGGTTAGCCACAAAACGGTTAGCCAGCTGACTGGTGTGAACCAAACCATCCTGGTGTACGCCAATATCAACAAAGGCACCGAAATTGGTGATGTTGGTTACAATTCCAGGGAGCTTCATGCCCACTCTTAAATCTGAAACCTCATTCACGCCATCGGTAAAGCTAAAAGCTTCAAACTGTTCACGTGGATCGCGACCAGGTTTAGCCAGTTCTTTTAAAATATCCGTTAATGTTGGTAAGCCAATTTCTTCGGTTACATATTGCTGAGGTTTAATCTGTTTTTGCAGTTGCGTATCTTTCATTAAAGCGGAAACGGTAGTGCCAAGATCTTTTGCCATTTTATCTACTACGGCATAACGCTCAGGGTGTACACCACTGGTATCCAAAACATTTTCTGCATTGCGGATGCGCAGGAAGCCTGCTGCCTGCTCGTAGGCTTTATCGCCCAAACGAGGTACTTTTTTCAAACTTTCACGGTTTTTAAAAGCACCATGCGTATTTCTGTAGTCTACAATATTTTGTGCTAAAGTTGGACCTAAGCCAGAAACATAGGCTAAGATCTGTTTTGAGGCCGTGTTTAATTCTACACCCACAGCATTTACCGCACTGATTACCGTATCATCCAAACTTGCCTGTAACTTATTCTGATCAACATCATGTTGGTACTGACCAACACCGATAGATTTTGGATCTATTTTTACCAATTCTGCCAATGGATCCATTAAACGGCGACCGATAGAAACCGCTCCACGTACGGTAATATCCTGCGTAGGGAATTCTTCTCTGGCCACTTCCGAAGCCGAATAAATCGAAGCGCCGCTTTCGTTAACCATTACAATAGTGATGTGCGGTAAATTCAACGCACGTACAAAAGCTTCTGTTTCTCTTCCTGCAGTACCGTTACCAATGGCAATGGCTTCAACATTATGTCTTTCACAAAGCTGTTGGATAGTAAATTCGGCATTTTTCACATTCCCTTGTCCGGTATGCGGATAAATGGCTGTATTCTCTAATAATTGACCTTGTTTATCTAAACAAACCACTTTACAGCCGGTGCGGAAACCGGGATCGATAGCCAGTACATTTTTTTGTCCCATTGGGGCTGCCAATAATAATTGGCGTGCATTTTCGGCAAAAACCCGGATAGCTTCTTCGTCCGCCTTTTGTTTGGTAAATACACGAAGTTCGGTTTCCATGGCTGGTTCCAGCAAACGTTTGTAGCCATCTTCTAAAGCCTGTTGAACCTGCTTTGAAGCGGCGTTATTGCCTAAAATAAACTGGTTCTCTAAAATAGCAATGGCATCTTCTACTGGTGGAAGGGCGTCTAATCTCAAAATCAGTTCCTTCTCACCACGGCGCATAGCCAGAACACGGTGTGATGCAGCTGTTTTAACCGGTTCACTCCATTCGAAGTAATCTTTATATTTAATGCCCTCTTCTTCTTTTCCTTTGATCACCTCTGATTTAAAAACAGCTTTTTCCTGAAAATAAGTGCGCATTTTGGTCCGCGCCTCCACGTTTTCAGAAATCATTTCGGCAATGATATCCCTTGCACCTGCTAAAGCTTCGTCAAGTGAATTTACACCTTTCTCAGCATCGATAAATTTATCAGCTGATGCCTCTAAATCAAAAGTATTTTGCTCAAATATCTGCAAGGCCAAAGGTTCTAATCCTTTTTCTTTTGCAACTGATGCACGTGTTTTACGTTTAGGTTTAAACGGCAGGTAAATATCTTCTAAAAGTGAAATGGTTTCAGCTTCGTTGATCTTTTTTTCCAGTTCGGGGGTTAACTTGCCAAGCTCGGTCATCGATTTCAAAATCGCTTCCCTGCGCTTGTCTAAATCGCGTAACTGCAAAACCCGATCACGGATTGCAGCTACTTCAACCTCATCTAAACTGCCTGTGGCCTCTTTACGGTAACGCGAAATAAAGGGTACAGTTGCACCTTCATCTAACAGATTTATGGTTGCTGTTACTTGTTTTTCTGCAACTTTTAATTCGGCTGCAATTATTTTATGGTGGGTTAACATATCCTAAAGGTAAAAATTAAAGGAAGCAAAGCTAATCAGGATTTGCGGGATTTCAGGATTTTTAAAATGAAGTTTTCCACCGAAATTTGTGAGTAAGTTTTAAAAAATGGCAGATATATTTATCAACGATCGACTGATTTGCCATTTATGATCAGCCAACTGTTTGGAAAAAGTTTTAAAATCCGCTGTGTTTCCACTTCAGTAATTTTCCCATCTAAATTTAAGCTTCTGATCTTGATTTTACTAAGTTCATCAGGGATCACAATATTTTTAGTGAATTTAATCCTAAGTGAACCAATACTTTCCAACTTATATAAGGCTTTCGGGATTTCATTGATATTGCTCATGGAAAGATCATCGGCATGGGTTTTATTGTCGAAAACAGAAGTTTCAGAAGGAGCACTGTTTTTATTGATGATCGCCCAACTCATTTCCGGTTTCATAGTGAAATCTTTGTTGTTTTGGGATAAACCGATAAAACCCGCCCAGATTTCCATGTTGTGTTTTGTATGAGCTTGTGCATCTTCCAGAATAAAAGGAACTTTTACAATTTCCGAAGCCAGATTGTTTACACTGGTAATTGGTTTTAAACCTGTTTTATTTCCTTCTTTGGTATAAGGGAAAAACTTTACAATCCATCCATCGATTGTGTTTACGGTTCCGTATTTCTTTTCGGTATGGTATTTTACCATGTTCATCCAGAAATCCTTATTTACTTTTCCTTTTTTTGCGGCAATAATTTCTTCGAGAATCGGGATGAGCTCATTTGTCCACCACTCTAATTTATACTGAGAGAGATGTTTTGTTTTCTCCAGTATTTTTTTCCAGTCTTGGGTGGTACCTTCTATGGTAATTTTCGGAATTCCACAACCAATCATAATCACCTTAAATTCGAAATAAGATTTTACAACTTCCATAATCGTAACCTGGCTCACAATCTTGGAGGTGGGGGTGGTGGTGGTAAAATCGGAAGTTAAAATGCCGACCAATTTTTTGCCGGTATAATCGTTAATCTGCTCGTTAAACTGAGGGAAAATTGAAGCCCAATCGGATTTGGGATCACCAAGCTGAATTTTATTTGAAATAATAGTCAAGGTTTTTCTACCTTCAAAGTTTACCATCTTCGACCTGAGTTCTTCTGCATTTTGAGTGATATGCCGGGCAAAACCCTGGCTGATCAATAACCAGAAAATATCGGGAGAAATCACAAATGGCCTGTGATCTATATATGAATTTAAAATGCCCGTTAGGAAAGGGTGCTCACCATAATAAACCAAACTGTCGGGTAGATTTTCAACATTTCTTTCTACATCTGCTTTCAACACTTTGAGTATTTCCGAAGTAGGAACGACAGGAATAAGTTTTGCTGGTTTCGAAAGTGTTTCAATTTCTACAACTGTTGTTTTCTGGCAAAATGATTTGGTAGAGATAAAGAGGACTAGGAGTAAAAGTATTTTTTTCATCTGTTTGGCGTCGGTTTAGTAAGGTTTTACTAAACGGATGCTTTTTTGAATTGTTTTCCATAATTATGCCTCTATTTTTCCCAGATAGGAAGCCAGGAATATTATGATTTTTTCTTTTTAACTTTCTCTAAATCTCTTTCTGCTTTAAACCTGGTGATCCTCGTAATCAGATCTAGCGGTAAAGGTTTGTCTAAAGGAAACTGTACCGCTCCTTTGCTCCATTTATACTGGGTAAATTCTTCTTTAAATGCTTCAATTCCTGAGCCAGTTGGGTAAAAGCCAATGTGTTTGGCATAACCAGCAAAATAAACCAGCACCGTGTTTTGTTTAAAGGCGGGCATCCCATAACTGATTACTTCCTTGGCTTCTGGTACGGCTTTGTGTATAGTTTCACGGATTTGCTGTAATAGCTTTTGCGTTTTTATTGGGAAATTAGCAATGTATTGATCAATGTTTTCTGGTTTGGGCTGTTCCATGGTCGATGGTTTTGTAAGCTGAATTTACAAAATTTCTTAAAAACCTATTCGCTGATCTGAATATCGTATTTCTGTAAAAGGCCTGCGATGCCCGATTTTGAGAATCTTGCTTTTTTAAGCCTATTGTTATCCGGATCGATGGAATAGTTGTATGCGGTCCTAAAGTCTGCTTTTTCGATAATGGTCCTATCAAAAGTTGCGTTTAATAAATCGCAGTTATCGAGTACTGCGTTGGTTAAGTCGCACTCGGAAAAATCTACCTCGTGCAATTGTGAATTTTTGAAGTTCGTTTTCTTAAGCTTCAGTTTGTAGAAAGAGGAATGGTCTAGTTTACAATTACCGAAAGAGAATGCCAACCCAAAATCATTGCAGTTTTCGAACCTTAATCCGAGCATTTTACAGTCTTGAAAGTTTACATCAACAAATGAGGTTTTGGTAAGGTTTGCCAGACTTAAGTTACAGGAGATAAATTCGCAGTCTAAAAGCTTAACGCCGCTTAAATCTGAACTGGAGAAATCACAATTGATGAATTTACAGTTTTCGTATTCTGCTTTTGGGAGTACCCGTAAGGTAAAATCGGCTTTTTCGAAGTTTTGATCGGCTATGTATCCGGACATGGAAAGATTTTCTTTGTGCAACGAATATAAAAATTATCACGTATTTTTTTTGCTTTGAGCAGGAAACTAAATTGTGTTTCTTATACATGCCATGGTTCACTAAACCTGACAGAAATGGAAATACTTTTTGGTATGCCCTACAGGAAAGATTGCTTCATCGCCCCTCCTCGCAATGACGATAAATGGAGTAGGTAACCAGCCAAAAAGATTGTAATGAATGGCGGGGCTGATGAAACCGAAGGATTACTGAACATAAATTTTCGAATATTTGCCACAGAAACACAGAGGACACGGAAAAGAGGAAATAAAAAAATTCCCCCAAATTGCTTTGGAGGATTTATATGTTTTGGTCTTCAACTATGCTCAGACTGACAATTTTATTTTTTAACGTACATTACTTCTTTTACCGCTTTAACCACGCGCTCAGCATTTGGCAAGCTTGCTGCGATTAAAGTTGGTGAGTATGGAAGCGGAACGTCGGCACAGGTGATACGTAAAACAGGTGCATCTAAATAATCGAATGCATGTTTTTGTACCATGAAAGCAATCTCTCCAGAAAGAGAAGCCAAAGGCCATGCCTCTTCTACAACAACCAAACGGTTTGTTTTCTTAACAGAAGCGATGATGGTATCATAATCGATAGGACGTACAGTACGTAAATCGATCACTTCAACATTGATTCCTTCTTTAGTTAATTCTTCTACCGCTGGGTTTACAACGCGAGTTAACATTTTACCAAAGGTTACAATGGTTACATCAGTACCTTGTTTGGTTACATTTGCTTTTCCTAATTCGATATAGTACTCTTCTGCAGGAACATCGCCTTTATCGCCGTACATTACTTCAGACTCCATGAAGATAACTGGATCCTGATCTATAATTGATTGCTTTAATAATCCTTTTGCATCGTAAGGAGTAGCCGGAACTACCACTTTTAATCCTGGAGTATTTGCAAACCAGTTTTCGAAGTTTTGAGAGTGTTGTGCACCTAATTGACCTGCGTTGCCTGTTGGGCCACGGAAAACCATAGGGCATGAGAACTGACCACCACTCATTGATAAAATTTTAGCAGCACCGTTGATAATCTGGTCGATAGCTACTAATGAGAAGTTAAAGGTCATAAATTCCACAATTGGAATAAGGCCTGCTGTTGCTGCACCAGTTGCAATACCTGCGAAACCTAGTTCGGCAATCGGGGTATCGATAATGCGTTTCGCACCAAACTCATCAAGCATACCCTGACTTACTTTGTACGCACCGTTATATTCTGCTACTTCTTCACCTAATAAAAAAATGCGGTCATCTTTACGCATTTCTTCGCTCATGGCTTCGCGTAGTGCTTCTCTAAATTGGATTTCTCTCATTGTAAATTTTAATAACGGTGGCAAATATAATTATTAATCGCTTTGAAACCAAAGGCTAAAATGCCTATGTTTTGTAATAATTATAGGCAATCTGCCTAATTATTCAGCTGTATTTTTTGTTCATCTGCTAAAAGAAGAAATAATATTGGGCAATTGTGTTTTTGATTAGCTTAATGTATCAAAGCTTATGCTTTTTCCGAAATATCTTGTTCAAAATGAATAATATTACTGCTATTGTTTAAAATAGAAAAATTGGTTCATAATAGATCTCTCCGCTCCGCCATGCTCCGGTCGAGATGACGACCCTTTTTATTAAGAGCCTCATTTTTTGCCATGATTTAATGATTTGGGTTTAATAATCCATAAATTTCGCTGTCGAGGAACTGACCTCCAAAGTAATAATTGTCTTTAAAAGATGCTTCTTTATAAAAGCCATGTTTAATTAACATTTGGCGAGACGCATCATTTTTAGGACTAACATTTGCGCAGATGCTATGTAAGTTCATATTTTTGAAACCGAAGGCAATTGTTTTTGCCAGAGCTTCAGAAACAATCCCTTTTCTCCAATAATCTGGATGTAACATATAACCAATCTCTGCTCTATGGTTTGCGTAATCAGTTCGCCAGTAGCCTACC from Flavobacterium sp. W4I14 includes these protein-coding regions:
- a CDS encoding tetrahydromethanopterin S-methyltransferase subunit G (product_source=COG4064; cath_funfam=1.10.238.10; cog=COG4064; pfam=PF10543), with the translated sequence MTAKQVLPIIPDNIVVNKIYELRGLKVMLDSDLAELYGVETKRLNEQVGRNPDRFPEDFMFQLTDEEWLNLKSQFATSSWGGRRKLPFVFTEHGILMLSSVLNSKQAIQVNIQIVRIFSRIRQFIVDNGELKLEIEEIKKTLNNHDKNIELVFTYLDRLIDKKIGPRKRIGYMPDDL
- a CDS encoding hypothetical protein (product_source=Hypo-rule applied; cath_funfam=1.10.10.10,1.20.5.20; cleavage_site_network=SignalP-noTM; pfam=PF14388); translation: MKKILLLLVLFISTKSFCQKTTVVEIETLSKPAKLIPVVPTSEILKVLKADVERNVENLPDSLVYYGEHPFLTGILNSYIDHRPFVISPDIFWLLISQGFARHITQNAEELRSKMVNFEGRKTLTIISNKIQLGDPKSDWASIFPQFNEQINDYTGKKLVGILTSDFTTTTPTSKIVSQVTIMEVVKSYFEFKVIMIGCGIPKITIEGTTQDWKKILEKTKHLSQYKLEWWTNELIPILEEIIAAKKGKVNKDFWMNMVKYHTEKKYGTVNTIDGWIVKFFPYTKEGNKTGLKPITSVNNLASEIVKVPFILEDAQAHTKHNMEIWAGFIGLSQNNKDFTMKPEMSWAIINKNSAPSETSVFDNKTHADDLSMSNINEIPKALYKLESIGSLRIKFTKNIVIPDELSKIKIRSLNLDGKITEVETQRILKLFPNSWLIINGKSVDR
- a CDS encoding uncharacterized protein YdhG (YjbR/CyaY superfamily) (product_source=COG5646; cog=COG5646; pfam=PF08818; superfamily=159888), with protein sequence MEQPKPENIDQYIANFPIKTQKLLQQIRETIHKAVPEAKEVISYGMPAFKQNTVLVYFAGYAKHIGFYPTGSGIEAFKEEFTQYKWSKGAVQFPLDKPLPLDLITRITRFKAERDLEKVKKKKS
- a CDS encoding uncharacterized protein (product_source=KO:K06959; cath_funfam=1.10.10.650,1.10.150.310,1.10.3500.10,2.40.50.140; cog=COG2183; ko=KO:K06959; pfam=PF00575,PF09371,PF12836,PF16921,PF17674; smart=SM00278,SM00316,SM00732; superfamily=158832,47781,50249,53098; tigrfam=TIGR00426); amino-acid sequence: MLTHHKIIAAELKVAEKQVTATINLLDEGATVPFISRYRKEATGSLDEVEVAAIRDRVLQLRDLDKRREAILKSMTELGKLTPELEKKINEAETISLLEDIYLPFKPKRKTRASVAKEKGLEPLALQIFEQNTFDLEASADKFIDAEKGVNSLDEALAGARDIIAEMISENVEARTKMRTYFQEKAVFKSEVIKGKEEEGIKYKDYFEWSEPVKTAASHRVLAMRRGEKELILRLDALPPVEDAIAILENQFILGNNAASKQVQQALEDGYKRLLEPAMETELRVFTKQKADEEAIRVFAENARQLLLAAPMGQKNVLAIDPGFRTGCKVVCLDKQGQLLENTAIYPHTGQGNVKNAEFTIQQLCERHNVEAIAIGNGTAGRETEAFVRALNLPHITIVMVNESGASIYSASEVAREEFPTQDITVRGAVSIGRRLMDPLAELVKIDPKSIGVGQYQHDVDQNKLQASLDDTVISAVNAVGVELNTASKQILAYVSGLGPTLAQNIVDYRNTHGAFKNRESLKKVPRLGDKAYEQAAGFLRIRNAENVLDTSGVHPERYAVVDKMAKDLGTTVSALMKDTQLQKQIKPQQYVTEEIGLPTLTDILKELAKPGRDPREQFEAFSFTDGVNEVSDLRVGMKLPGIVTNITNFGAFVDIGVHQDGLVHTSQLANRFVANPNDVVKVHQKVEVTVMEVDAARKRISLSMKTEASPKSEARSRETKEHKPKQDFKQNNSKSNFKPRNEPKDADGDLQEKLAKLKGMFK
- a CDS encoding large subunit ribosomal protein L13 (product_source=KO:K02871; cath_funfam=3.90.1180.10; cog=COG0102; ko=KO:K02871; pfam=PF00572; superfamily=52161; tigrfam=TIGR01066), encoding MNTLSYKTVSANAKTVNKQWIVVDAQGEILGRLSSKIAMIIRGKNKPEYTPHVDCGDNVIVINADKVKLTGNKFSEKQYVSYTGYPGGQRFISPKELMAKHPQRVIEKAVRGMLPKTKLGKKLYTNLFVYAGETHPHAAQSPKTIKL
- a CDS encoding fluoroquinolone resistance protein (product_source=KO:K18555; cog=COG1357; ko=KO:K18555; pfam=PF00805,PF13599; superfamily=141571), with the protein product MSGYIADQNFEKADFTLRVLPKAEYENCKFINCDFSSSDLSGVKLLDCEFISCNLSLANLTKTSFVDVNFQDCKMLGLRFENCNDFGLAFSFGNCKLDHSSFYKLKLKKTNFKNSQLHEVDFSECDLTNAVLDNCDLLNATFDRTIIEKADFRTAYNYSIDPDNNRLKKARFSKSGIAGLLQKYDIQISE
- a CDS encoding HTH-type transcriptional repressor of NAD biosynthesis genes (product_source=KO:K06211; cath_funfam=3.40.50.300,3.40.50.620; cog=COG1056,COG3172; ko=KO:K06211; pfam=PF13521; smart=SM00382; superfamily=52374,52540; tigrfam=TIGR01526), producing the protein MKRGLVIGKFMPIHNGHIALIDFAASQCDELILSMSFTPGDKIDPVLRFEWIKEIFKDRPGIKPAIIADDFDDETLPLNERTNTWAIRMREVYPKIDILFSSEFYGAPFAFNLQAEHILFDEARKSIPVSATLIRNHPFQYWEFIPKEVRPYFVKKICFYGPESTGKSTMAEKMALHYHTAFVPEVARELITSNDITIDDIIKIGTAQTERVKEKTNVANKIIFCDTDLITTKIYSRYYLNEIPDILNDLENEIKYDLYFLLDINVEWVADHLRDFGDRRKEMFKLFKAELEKRGINYIQSHW
- a CDS encoding small-conductance mechanosensitive channel (product_source=COG0668; cath_funfam=1.10.287.90,2.30.30.60; cog=COG0668; pfam=PF00924; superfamily=50182,82861; transmembrane_helix_parts=Outside_1_19,TMhelix_20_42,Inside_43_62,TMhelix_63_82,Outside_83_91,TMhelix_92_111,Inside_112_138,TMhelix_139_161,Outside_162_165,TMhelix_166_185,Inside_186_355) — translated: MQYIDQIFGYPIPLFFKNLIIGLIAVSLGVLIKFIIHKTFILLSRWWDFIIIKSTVRHLRRPVAIFIPLLFLNFSLTLMEMTPTYRLPITKILEIALTITFALILVRTINVLEDYFYLKYDLNKENNLKERKIRTQLQFVRKFIVSLIFLITAAIILLSFESMRKIGAGLLTGVGIGGIIIGFAAQKSLGNLLAGFQIAFTQPIRIDDVLIVEGEWGKVEEITLTYVVVNIWDQRRLILPITYFIEKPFQNWTRVSADLLGTVFLYLDYTIPIEPMRQELSRLLNVNPLWDKRVNVVQVTDSTKDGVIEVRFLMSASNSSRAFDLRCHVREAMISFIQRNYPESLPKKRLEFEKQ
- a CDS encoding nicotinamide mononucleotide transporter (product_source=KO:K03811; cog=COG3201; ko=KO:K03811; pfam=PF04973; tigrfam=TIGR01528; transmembrane_helix_parts=Inside_1_19,TMhelix_20_42,Outside_43_61,TMhelix_62_84,Inside_85_104,TMhelix_105_127,Outside_128_141,TMhelix_142_161,Inside_162_167,TMhelix_168_185,Outside_186_189,TMhelix_190_210,Inside_211_220) gives rise to the protein MDFFDAKSIFFTVLEYKMSYLEFFAVITGIISVILSAKASVWSWPAGIVNVFLSAFLYYQNQLYPDMFLMAFFFITNIMGWWRWTNPKPEEEDKNKELKISFMPVRQFLILLAIGTVGTLLMGTLASQLHNWLPLLFNLPSAYPFVDSFIFVMSVITTFLMIQKRVECWIIWLLIDVVATYLYFLKGIKFMGVEYFIFTIIAAFALWHWIKEYRSYAKTA